One stretch of Armigeres subalbatus isolate Guangzhou_Male chromosome 2, GZ_Asu_2, whole genome shotgun sequence DNA includes these proteins:
- the LOC134215572 gene encoding uncharacterized protein LOC134215572 has product MAVSLTINGQAYCANPGAIPIDTTLNSFIRNHAHLSGTKFMCLVGSCGACTVHVAGVHPISREPTSFAVNSCLMPVYACHGMDITTIEGIGSKVDGYHPIQRRLARFNGSQCGGCSPGMVMNMYGLMRSSKGQLTMDEIEKSFAGNVCRCTGYRPIMDAMKSFASDACSALLEKCGDIEDLGDLCNQIDSSGHRCAEVLTRNPIHLFFDNGREWHKVFTLAEVFEILKAIGFKSYCFVAGSTGQGVYLDRDKIKVFIDINSVEELHSHWIGKDLIVGANVSLTEFINILNEAAKSQAHYKYCEQLSNHVSMMGNVTVRNVGSIAGNLCLNNKHKTFNSDLHVILEAVGARVTISDCDGQLDTITLEKLSRTNMDKKLILNISFPPMHADNYAFRSYRVGSRSQGGRVAVNGAFLVRWCARQRNIKSAVVCFGGINPTFTHAIETEKALCGKNPFHSDVLQEVLHVLDLELKPAWDLFLTNPDYQKQAAIGIFYKFWLDIAPRNLIDSKFKSGSTVLERPLSSGSQSYKTFPQNWPLTKNISKLEAQLQTSGEASYINDMPSMAHELFAAFVIATKPRTTIQQIDVSDAIGTPGVVEFLSARNIPGSNNFMPYANSSKHYFPYGQETEEIFCTGKVLFHGQPVGLILAESYELANRAAKQVHIEYSEPDGRVLPTLKHVLQSNATDRIRSAGEPRTGPGYESTSGGYYRISGQLSLEGQYHYTLETQTCICVPKEDGMDVYSSTQDTDHVQVTIAGVLKLPQSKINVICRRVGGSFGSKITRSSQVAGACALAAHVTQRPVRFTLSLESNMSSFGKRKGSVNNYEVSVRGDGRIAKLTNSFIYDCGAHISEPIVPLYTAYFTNGYDNTAWKLIPNKVRTDTPTNIWCRSPGSVEAVATIETIMEHIAFKRRLDPLDVRMVNFAKNSKLRELLPQFRKDVEFDDRKKEIETYNDSNRWKKRGISLVPLAYPMQFMGGMKAWIAIHHLDGSVSISHGGIEMGQGLNTKIAQIAAHILGVPLEKIKIKPHNTSITPNSFITGGSLSSDQVGYAVLNACQILVDRIRPIRNANPTASWEDLVSTCFTLNVNLTASYWSTGKETKKYTIWALGCSEIELDVLTGNTRVVRVDILEDTGESLSPGMDIGQIEGAFVMGLGYYLNESLRYDSETGALLNKSALTYNPPGPKDIPTDFRIKLYQNSSENSTGVLRSKATGEPAFSLAISVIFALRQAIMSARKHANLPAEWIPLGQPATPDNILHLAGNSIDQYVFSECQS; this is encoded by the exons ATGGCGGTAAGCCTCACGATCAACGGTCAAGCATATTGCG CTAACCCAGGTGCGATCCCGATCGACACCACTCTGAACTCATTTATTCGAAACCATGCGCACCTGTCCGGGACTAAATTTATGTGTCTCGTGGGGAGTTGTGGTGCTTGCACGGTCCATGTGGCAGGAGTTCATCCCATCAGCAGGGAACCGACGTCATTCGCTGTGAATTCG TGCTTGATGCCAGTTTACGCCTGCCATGGGATGGATATTACGACTATCGAGGGGATTGGATCTAAAGTTGATGGATACCACCCTATTCAGCGACGGTTGGCACGCTTCAATGGATCTCAGTGCGGTGGCTGTTCCCCTGGGATGGTAATGAATATGTACGGGCTGATGAGGTCTTCGAAAGGACAGCTGACGATGGACGAAATAGAAAAATCTTTCGCAGGAAATGTTTGCCGGTGTACCGGGTATCGGCCAATAATGGATGCAATGAAATCATTCGCATCCGATGCGTGCAGTGCTTTGCTTGAGAAGTGTGGAGACATAGAAGATTTGGGAGACTTGTGCAATCAAATCGATTCAAGTGGGCATAGATGCGCTGAAGTTCTGACGAGAAACccaattcatttatttttcgaCAATGGTAGAGAGTGGCATAAAGTCTTCACATTGGCTGAAGTTTTTGAAATACTAAAAGCTATTGGATTCAAATCCTACTGCTTTGTAGCTGGCAGCACAGGACAAGGCGTTTATTTAGATAGAGATAAAATCAAAGTGTTCATAGATATTAACTCGGTTGAAGAATTACATTCTCATTGGATAGGAAAAGACCTTATAGTAGGAGCGAATGTATCGTTGACTGAATTCATTAATATATTAAATGAAGCAGCCAAAAGTCAGGCTCATTATAAATATTGTGAGCAGTTGAGCAATCACGTGTCCATGATGGGAAACGTGACGGTGAGAAACGTAGGATCGATTGCTGGTAATTTGTGTTTGAACAACAAGCACAAAACATTTAATTCAGATTTACACGTAATTTTGGAAGCTGTAGGTGCTCGAGTAACAATAT CGGATTGTGATGGCCAACTTGATACGATTACTCTGGAAAAGTTGTCGCGCACCAACATGGACAAAAAACTAATCCTAAACATCTCATTTCCACCGATGCATGCAGATAATTATGCTTTCCGTTCTTATCGCGTTGGGTCACGATCGCAGGGTGGGCGCGTTGCCGTCAATGGAGCCTTCCTCGTACGCTGGTGTGCCAGACAGCGAAACATTAAGTCTGCAGTTGTTTGTTTTGGTGGTATCAATCCAACC TTTACTCACGCAATCGAGACTGAGAAAGCACTTTGCGGTAAGAATCCATTTCACAGTGACGTACTTCAGGAGGTCCTACATGTTTTAGACTTGGAATTGAAACCAGCATGGGATCTTTTTCTGACTAATCCTGACTATCAAAAACAGGCTGCAATTGGAATCTTCTACAAATTTTGGCTCGATATTGCTCCCAGGAACCTCATTGATTCGAAATTTAAATCAGGATCAACTGTGTTAGAAAGACCACTATCAAGTGGTTCACAGAGTTATAAAACATTCCCCCAAAACTGGCCACTCACCAAGAACATATCAAAACTTGAGGCGCAGTTACAAACCTCTGGTGAGGCATCTTACATTAATGATATGCCCTCAATGGCTCATGAACTGTTTGCTGCTTTCGTCATTGCCACTAAACCTCGCACTACAATTCAACAGATCGATGTGTCAGATGCCATTGGGACTCCTGGTGTAGTTGAATTTCTGTCTGCTAGAAACATTCCAGGCAGTAACAATTTTATGCCATATGCGAACAGCTCTAAACACTACTTTCCATATGGACAAGAAACGGAAGAGATATTCTGCACTGGCAAAGTGCTATTTCACGGCCAACCAGTTGGTTTAATCTTGGCTGAGTCCTACGAGTTAGCGAATCGTGCTGCCAAACAAGTTCATATTGAATACTCCGAACCGGATGGTCGCGTTCTTCCAACTTTGAAGCATGTACTTCAATCAAATGCCACAGATCGTATCAGATCAGCGGGCGAACCTCGAACAGGTCCCGGCTACGAATCAACCAGCGGGGGCTACTACAGAATATCTGGCCAGCTCTCACTCGAAGGACAGTACCACTATACACTCGAAACTCAAACGTGTATCTGCGTACCGAAAGAAGATGGAATGGACGTGTACAGTTCAACGCAAGATACGGACCACGTACAAGTCACCATCGCCGGAGTCCTGAAATTACCACAAAGCAAGATTAACGTGATCTGTCGGCGAGTGGGAGGTTCTTTCGGTTCAAAAATTACTCGAAGTTCGCAGGTTGCTGGAGCCTGTGCTTTGGCTGCACACGTAACTCAACGCCCAGTCCGATTCACACTTTCCCTGGAATCTAACATGAGTTCCTTTGGTAAACGCAAAGGCAGTGTAAATAACTACGAAGTGTCAGTACGAGGTGATGGGAGAATAGCAAAACTTACCAATAGTTTTATTTATGACTGCGGAGCTCACATTAGTGAACCCATTGTACCATTATATACTGCGTATTTCACTAATGGTTACGATAATACCGCATGGAAACTTATTCCGAACAAAGTACGTACAGATACTCCCACTAATATTTGGTGCCGATCCCCAGGATCGGTCGAAGCAGTGGCCACAATCGAAACAATCATGGAACACATTGCGTTTAAAAGAAGACTTGATCCACTTGACGTTCGTATGGTAAACTTCGCCAAGAATAGTAAACTGCGTGAATTGTTACCACAATTCAGAAAAGATGTTGAATTTGATGATCGCAAGAAAGAAATCGAAACATATAACGACTCCAACCGCTGGAAGAAGCGAGGCATTTCCCTAGTTCCTTTGGCGTATCCAATGCAATTTATGGGTGGAATGAAGGCTTGGATTGCCATTCATCATCTAGATGGTTCGGTTTCTATTTCCCATGGTGGCATAGAAATGGGCCAAGGATTGAATACTAAGATTGCCCAGATTGCTGCTCACATCTTAGGGGTTCCTTTAGAGAAAATAAAGATCAAGCCCCACAACACTTCAATTACACCAAACAGCTTCATAACTGGTGGTAGTCTGTCCAGTGATCAAGTGGGTTACGCGGTGTTGAACGCTTGTCAGATCTTAGTCGACAGAATAAGACCCATAAGAAATGCTAATCCCACTGCTTCATGGGAAGATCTGGTGAGCACTTGCTTCACGTTGAACGTGAATCTGACCGCCTCTTATTGGTCTACTGGAAAAGAAACGAAAAAGTATACAatctgggccttgggttgtagTGAAATCGAGTTGGACGTTTTAACGGGTAACACCAGAGTAGTTCGGGTGGACATCCTTGAAGATACCGGTGAAAGTTTAAGCCCGGGAATGGATATAGGACAAATCGAAGGTGCGTTTGTCATGGGACTGGGATACTATCTCAATGAATCCCTGCGATATGATTCAGAAACCGGAGCCCTGTTGAACAAAAGTGCGCTGACATACAATCCACCCGGACCGAAGGACATCCCCacagatttccggataaaattgtatcaaaatagtTCGGAAAACTCAACGGGAGTGCTGCGTTCGAAAGCCACGGGAGAACCGGCCTTTTCACTTGCTATATCGGTTATATTTGCATTGCGACAGGCGATTATGTCGGCACGTAAGCACGCCAACCTACCAGCGGAATGGATACCACTGG GGCAACCAGCTACGCCGGATAACATCTTacatttagctggaaattcgaTTGATCAATATGTTTTCTCTGAATGTCAATCTTGA
- the LOC134209417 gene encoding uncharacterized protein LOC134209417, translating into MLEHLLCIRLDDGTLKAWEDFATTVDEPNYARLVDFLQRRVLESMSVNHQSHNSPMPALEGLDLSEIESKAFLNLDTEKAIKTLGVRWEPKPDKLSFEIASIDPTSAPTKRTILSGVSKHFDPLGITSPVVIRAKILLQELWLQPCGWDDEIPDPVNEKWTSYCSDLAKLSSYAVDRYVFLPNSTYELHTFADASEQAYGACTFARSISSKGQIRVHLIAANSRVAPLKRLSIPRLELSAAVLAARLHAKILEALDMAISASYFWSDSSVTLEWLRSSPHVWKTFIANRVSEIQTTTHGSQWNHVAGTHNPADLITRGMKVDEFLSSDLWQHGPFWLSLHRENWPTTTNANNHSDEVLERRVMVAAVQNRPTVNDIFLRTTSYQRLLRITAYCLRFINACRQRESSDRPEGSTVLTVEELSMSRKKLVKLAQTDSFGEEIRELGRGKTVSKRSNLRLLSPFLDSDGIIRVGGRLNLSEQPYHTKHPILLPSSHPFTRSVAIDYHNKLLHGGGRVTLAEMRQVYWPIQGRRLMNSIMRNCFRCIRASPTPATQQTGQLPQRRITPSKPFTVTGVDYAGPVYLERQSGEIATICATVGIKWHMIPPKAPHFGGLWEAAVKTAKKHLRKQLGNIALSFEDMSTILAQIEACMNSRPLTPMTEIPDDLAILTPSHFLIGSSLFALPETDVTTIPLNRLDHYQKLQERVQKFWYLWCTDYLHELQKEAKQSTPITAYQPGRMVILVDESLPPVRWPLARITATHPGSDGLIRVVTLRTSKGIIRRPTT; encoded by the exons ATGCTCGAACACTTGCTTTGCATTCGCCTTGACGATGGGACCCTCAAGGCATGGGAAGATTTCGCTACCACCGTCGATGAACCAAATTACGCTCGCCTCGTCGATTTTCTACAACGTAGAGTTCTTGAGTCGATGTCCGTCAACCACCAGTCGCACAATTCGCCAATGCCA GCACTAGAAGGTCTAGATCTGTCCGAAATTGAATCTAAAGCGTTCCTGAATCTCGATACAGAAAAAGCAATCAAAACTCTAGGCGTTAGATGGGAACCCAAACCAGATAAATTAAGCTTTGAAATCGCTTCCATCGATCCTACTAGCGCTCCAACAAAAAGGACGATTCTATCTGGTGTATCCAAGCATTTCGACCCGCTTGGTATTACTTCTCCAGTCGTCATTCGTGCGAAAATACTCCTACAAGAGCTGTGGCTGCAACCGTGTGGGTGGGATGACGAAATTCCTGATCCTGTCAACGAGAAGTGGACATCCTACTGTTCCGATCTGGCAAAGCTATCCTCCTATGCAGTTGACCGATATGTTTTTCTTCCAAACTCTACCTACGAGCTTCACACGTTCGCTGATGCGTCTGAGCAAGCATACGGCGCTTGCACCTTTGCCAGGTCGATTTCCTCTAAAGGCCAGATCCGTGTTCATCTGATAGCTGCAAATTCCAGAGTCGCTCCCCTCAAACGTCTATCGATACCAAGGTTGGAATTATCAGCTGCCGTACTCGCCGCCAGATTGCACGCAAAAATCCTCGAAGCTCTCGATATGGCCATATCTGCATCCTACTTTTGGTCCGATTCATCAGTTACCCTCGAGTGGTTACGTTCTTCCCCGCATGTTTGGAAAACCTTCATCGCCAACCGAGTATCTGAGATCCAAACCACCACCCACGGATCGCAGTGGAACCACGTCGCAGGAACCCATAATCCAGCTGACCTGATAACGAGAGGAATGAAAGTAGATGAATTTCTGAGCAGTGATCTTTGGCAACACGGCCCATTCTGGCTTAGTCTGCATAGGGAAAACTGGCCAACAACAACCAATGCGAACAACCATTCCGATGAAGTTTTGGAGCGACGCGTCATGGTGGCGGCCGTTCAAAATCGGCCAACCGTGAATGACATTTTCTTGCGAACCACATCCTACCAACGACTGCTCCGTATAACGGCCTACTGCCTACGGTTTATCAATGCCTGCCGTCAACGAGAATCATCCGATCGACCAGAAGGAAGCACCGTACTCACCGTGGAGGAATTGTCCATGTCTCGCAAGAAGCTGGTGAAATTGGCCCAAACCGATTCGTTTGGTGAAGAGATTAGGGAATTGGGTAGAGGGAAAACAGTTTCGAAACGGTCGAATTTGCGCCTATTGAGTCCATTTCTTGATTCAGATGGAATCATTCGAGTCGGGGGTAGACTAAATCTATCTGAGCAGCCTTACCACACGAAGCATCCAATCCTACTTCCCAGTTCCCATCCTTTCACACGTTCTGTTGCTATCGATTACCACAACAAACTGTTGCACGGTGGCGGCCGTGTAACATTAGCAGAAATGCGGCAAGTATACTGGCCGATTCAGGGGCGAAGGTTGATGAACAGCATCATGCGTAATTGTTTTCGATGCATTAGAGCATCTCCAACACCAGCAACACAACAAACAGGACAACTACCGCAGCGAAGAATAACACCAAGCAAGCCTTTCACCGTCACCGGCGTTGATTACGCTGGCCCAGTGTACCTTGAGAGACAATCAGGAGAAATTGCTACCATTTGCGCGACCGTCGGAATCAAATGGCACATGATACCACCGAAAGCACCACACTTCGGCGGCCTATGGGAGGCGGCTGTTAAAACGGCAAAGAAGCACCTGCGCAAACAACTCGGCAACATCGCACTATCCTTCGAGGACATGAGCACTATTCTGGCGCAGATTGAGGCCTGCATGAACTCGAGGCCTCTTACACCGATGACTGAAATTCCGGACGATTTGGCGATTCTAACACCCTCGCATTTTCTTATCGGATCTTCCCTTTTCGCTTTGCCAGAAACTGACGTCACAACGATTCCGCTAAATCGTCTTGACCACTACCAGAAGCTTCAGGAACGAGTCCAAAAGTTCTGGTATCTTTGGTGCACTGACTATCTCCATGAATTGCAGAAAGAAGCAAAACAATCAACTCCAATTACCGCCTACCAGCCTGGGAGAATGGTAATATTGGTAGATGAGTCTCTACCACCTGTAAGATGGCCGCTAGCAAGAATAACTGCAACACACCCTGGAAGCGACGGATTAATCCGCGTCGTGACACTCCGGACCAGCAAAGGAATCATTCGAAGACCTACCACCTGA